One window from the genome of SAR324 cluster bacterium encodes:
- a CDS encoding VWA domain-containing protein, protein MTEFGNPWALLLLLLIPMVIVLHLRFMKTATLRFSSLRGLSKGKHSWKQRWFRLPLVIRVVVLVLLVIAMAQPRNGQEKVRDISQGIAIEMVVDRSGSMQAEMDYQGRTMNRLETVKQVFEEFVTGQAGVLEGRPNDLIGLVSFARYADTLGPLTLAHGAIAQLLQNIKLVTQRNEDGTAIGDAIALAAARLKTAEETIARQQDAGDTSYHIKSKIIILLTDGQSNAGKYEPLEAAKMAKEWGIKIYAIGIGGNEGMLRQQGLLGSFLMQSGIGGVDKQTLQSLADTTGGLFRMAEDAEALISIYREIDQLERSDIESLRYLDYHEWFQPFALMALLLLIVEMSLTHTVFRKIP, encoded by the coding sequence ATGACAGAATTTGGAAATCCCTGGGCTTTGCTTTTGCTGTTACTGATACCCATGGTAATCGTGTTGCATTTGCGGTTCATGAAAACCGCCACACTCCGTTTTTCCAGCCTGCGTGGCCTGTCCAAAGGGAAACACTCGTGGAAGCAACGCTGGTTTCGATTGCCACTGGTGATCCGTGTTGTTGTGCTGGTTTTGCTGGTAATTGCCATGGCTCAACCACGGAATGGCCAGGAAAAGGTGCGGGATATCAGCCAGGGAATCGCGATCGAAATGGTGGTGGATCGTTCTGGAAGTATGCAGGCTGAGATGGATTATCAGGGACGCACCATGAATCGTCTGGAAACCGTCAAACAGGTGTTTGAGGAATTTGTGACCGGACAGGCCGGGGTGCTGGAAGGACGTCCCAATGACCTGATCGGATTGGTATCGTTTGCACGTTACGCCGACACACTCGGACCGCTGACCCTGGCGCATGGAGCGATTGCCCAACTGCTCCAGAATATCAAACTGGTAACACAACGCAATGAAGACGGCACAGCCATTGGCGATGCCATTGCGTTGGCCGCCGCCCGCTTGAAAACAGCGGAAGAAACTATCGCCAGACAACAGGACGCGGGAGACACTTCCTACCACATCAAAAGCAAAATCATCATTCTATTGACGGATGGACAAAGCAACGCTGGTAAATACGAACCCCTGGAAGCCGCGAAAATGGCAAAGGAATGGGGGATTAAAATTTACGCTATCGGCATTGGCGGCAATGAAGGCATGTTACGTCAACAGGGACTTCTGGGAAGTTTTCTGATGCAATCCGGGATTGGCGGAGTGGACAAACAAACCTTGCAAAGTCTGGCGGATACCACAGGGGGATTGTTCCGCATGGCTGAGGATGCCGAAGCGTTGATCAGCATTTACAGGGAAATTGATCAACTGGAACGTAGTGACATAGAATCCCTTCGTTATCTGGATTATCATGAATGGTTTCAGCCCTTTGCTTTGATGGCTCTGCTGTTGTTGATTGTCGAGATGTCACTGACCCATACTGTTTTTCGAAAAATTCCCTGA
- a CDS encoding VWA domain-containing protein has protein sequence MDFIRFQTIEYLMLLWGLPLIIALIVFAGRQRQQALEKFVDPKLLPVLSRSVSPGARRWKNVLLVFCLALGVIALARPAWNPVPQTINRQGRDVVFLLDVSKSMLAEDLVPNRLERSKIAIGDVIEKLQGDRVALVVFAGNTVVKCPLTLDYGFFKMALEVVGPDSVSRGGTMVGDALRTVLTEVFDDQEKQFKDVILITDGEDHDSFAVEAAGKLGERGVRLITIGIGDENQGQRIPLTNEQGQKTFLTYKGAEVWSKLNGAMLRDMVNATPGGRYLNVATGNIDLGEVYLNLIVTADKKALESQTIKRYEEKFHIFLGLMFLLLCAELLWSERKPSRQKIRFFEKWRHKE, from the coding sequence ATGGATTTCATACGATTTCAAACCATTGAATATCTCATGCTGTTGTGGGGCTTACCGCTGATCATCGCTCTGATCGTGTTTGCGGGCCGGCAACGACAACAGGCACTGGAAAAATTTGTGGATCCCAAATTGTTGCCTGTGCTCAGTCGCTCTGTAAGTCCCGGCGCACGACGCTGGAAAAACGTCCTGCTGGTATTCTGTCTGGCACTGGGCGTGATCGCCCTCGCACGACCAGCATGGAATCCTGTGCCCCAGACCATCAATCGACAGGGGCGCGATGTTGTCTTTTTGCTGGATGTTTCCAAAAGCATGCTGGCTGAAGATTTGGTACCCAACCGTTTGGAACGTTCCAAAATCGCGATTGGCGATGTGATTGAAAAACTCCAGGGCGACCGGGTGGCGTTAGTGGTATTTGCGGGAAACACCGTGGTCAAATGCCCGCTCACGCTGGATTACGGATTTTTTAAAATGGCATTGGAAGTGGTAGGTCCTGACAGTGTTTCACGAGGGGGCACCATGGTGGGCGATGCGTTGCGTACAGTTTTGACAGAAGTGTTCGATGATCAGGAAAAACAGTTCAAGGATGTGATTCTCATCACCGATGGCGAAGACCATGACAGTTTTGCGGTTGAAGCCGCAGGGAAGCTTGGTGAACGAGGCGTTCGGCTGATTACCATTGGGATTGGCGATGAAAACCAGGGTCAGCGGATCCCTCTCACCAACGAGCAGGGACAAAAAACATTTTTGACCTACAAAGGGGCTGAAGTCTGGTCCAAACTGAATGGGGCAATGCTCAGGGACATGGTCAACGCCACACCCGGCGGGCGATACCTGAATGTGGCCACCGGGAACATTGATCTCGGTGAAGTCTATCTGAATCTGATTGTGACCGCTGATAAAAAAGCACTGGAATCGCAGACCATCAAACGCTATGAAGAAAAATTTCATATTTTTCTGGGATTGATGTTTCTGTTGCTATGCGCTGAATTGCTCTGGAGTGAACGCAAACCTTCCCGCCAAAAAATCAGGTTTTTTGAAAAGTGGAGACACAAGGAATAA
- a CDS encoding type II toxin-antitoxin system VapC family toxin — MLLDSNIIIYAIQPEFSRLRQWIANNELAISEISLLEVLGYHKLTQQDKLDLTELFDWNRVLPVSRRVIDFAITLRQQRKMSLGDALIAATAMIHDLTLVTRNTKDFEWIQNLKLLNPFEQE, encoded by the coding sequence ATGTTACTTGACAGTAATATTATTATTTATGCAATACAGCCTGAGTTCTCGAGATTGCGTCAATGGATTGCCAACAATGAACTGGCAATTTCGGAAATAAGTTTGCTGGAAGTACTCGGTTATCACAAATTAACTCAACAGGATAAACTGGATTTGACAGAGTTGTTTGATTGGAATCGTGTTTTGCCAGTGTCACGACGGGTGATTGATTTTGCCATAACATTACGTCAACAACGCAAAATGTCACTGGGTGATGCTCTGATTGCAGCAACCGCTATGATTCATGACCTGACATTGGTTACAAGAAATACCAAAGATTTTGAATGGATACAGAATTTGAAATTATTAAATCCGTTTGAACAGGAGTGA
- a CDS encoding tetratricopeptide repeat protein: MIKKNIHISLVALGLFLLGSNVHAESARSLISQGNQAYHLGQYDQAIEAYDKALEAEPDSPYALYNKGNALYKKGEYDKAVDVFEQAALKSKNSELEAHSHFNLGNAAVKESEKLGQTDGSKSLDRLKQAIDHYQQALAMNPELKDAGYNLELSRQRLKFLLDEIQKQKEAAQKQQEHQKEVANQLEQLAGQQEQLQQDTAQSFQDHKTPENMDDLKNRQQQLQDQTGEVMNDITQQPVPGQEKIQEQLQQAQEHQANASQQMEQGDAQATQQAQEQAADSLKNALAALKEQQQQDQKNQQSEDGEQQNQQQTAGSQNQQGEQGQEGQQQAAQAVNEDGQQPNADQQQKPKGVIAGMSPGDILKEEQHNREQRQIQQASRYSEVDKDW; this comes from the coding sequence GTGATTAAAAAGAATATTCATATATCACTGGTTGCGCTGGGCTTATTTCTGCTGGGAAGCAACGTGCATGCGGAATCGGCGCGGTCCCTGATTTCACAAGGGAACCAGGCTTATCATCTCGGGCAGTATGACCAGGCGATTGAAGCGTATGACAAAGCTCTGGAGGCCGAACCGGATTCGCCCTATGCCCTGTATAACAAAGGCAACGCACTTTACAAAAAAGGCGAGTATGACAAGGCTGTGGACGTTTTTGAACAGGCGGCCCTGAAAAGTAAAAATTCTGAACTGGAAGCACACAGCCATTTCAATCTGGGCAATGCCGCCGTGAAGGAAAGCGAGAAGTTGGGACAAACCGACGGTTCCAAAAGTCTGGATCGACTCAAACAGGCCATAGACCATTATCAGCAGGCGCTTGCCATGAATCCTGAATTGAAAGACGCGGGATATAATCTGGAACTGAGCCGTCAACGGCTGAAATTTCTGCTGGATGAAATTCAGAAACAAAAAGAAGCCGCTCAAAAACAGCAGGAACATCAAAAGGAAGTGGCCAATCAACTGGAACAACTGGCAGGTCAGCAGGAACAACTCCAGCAAGACACCGCACAATCGTTCCAGGATCACAAAACTCCAGAAAACATGGATGATCTGAAAAACCGTCAGCAACAACTTCAGGATCAAACCGGAGAAGTGATGAACGACATCACCCAACAGCCAGTGCCCGGACAGGAAAAAATTCAGGAACAATTGCAACAGGCTCAGGAACATCAGGCGAACGCCTCTCAGCAAATGGAACAAGGCGATGCCCAAGCCACCCAACAGGCCCAGGAACAGGCGGCTGATTCCTTGAAAAACGCCTTGGCGGCCTTGAAAGAGCAACAACAACAGGATCAGAAAAATCAGCAGTCAGAGGACGGTGAACAACAAAACCAGCAACAAACCGCAGGTTCTCAGAATCAGCAGGGTGAGCAGGGACAAGAGGGTCAGCAACAGGCCGCACAGGCCGTCAATGAGGATGGACAACAACCCAATGCGGATCAACAGCAGAAACCGAAAGGCGTGATTGCGGGCATGTCGCCCGGGGATATTCTCAAGGAGGAACAACACAACCGGGAACAGCGGCAGATTCAACAGGCCTCACGATATTCAGAGGTGGATAAGGATTGGTAA